One genomic window of Solanum dulcamara chromosome 10, daSolDulc1.2, whole genome shotgun sequence includes the following:
- the LOC129871120 gene encoding peroxidase 5-like, which yields MNSFNKLTALLALLFCLILCFSVFTEASSNYYYKPKPKPKSKKSTFGIGFYSKSCPAAEGIIRKAVFKAVLMNPGIAAGIIRMHFHDCFIRGCDGSVLLDSVNGNETAEKDSPINNPSLRGFEVIDEAKALLEILCPRTVSCADILAYAARDSSFFVGGIKYALPGGRRDGRVSLSSEVIQNLPPPFFDAKQLEDNFKRKGLSLDEMVTLSGAHSIGRSHCSSFSNRLYGFNATHPQDPSLDRRYASFLKNMCPRPISDTQVDPMVNLDVSSPIHLDNKYYLNLKNHKGLLTSDQTLFESPLTSKLVLNNVKYRSTWARKFAAAMVHMGSIEILTGNKGEIRTNCHFIN from the exons ATGAATTCTTTCAATAAGCTTACAGCATTATTAGCTctactattttgtttgattcttTGTTTTTCTGTATTTACTGAAGCTTCATCTAATTATTATTACAAACCTAAACCTAAACCCAAATCCAAAAAGTCAACGTTTGGTATTGGTTTCTATTCAAAATCATGTCCAGCAGCTGAAGGCATTATAAGAAAAGCTGTATTCAAAGCTGTTCTTATGAACCCTGGCATTGCTGCTGGCATTATTCGCATGCATTTCCATGACTGCTTTATTAGG GGTTGTGATGGTTCAGTGTTGCTGGATTCAGTTAATGGAAACGAAACAGCTGAGAAAGATAGTCCCATTAACAACCCAAGCCTTCGAGGGTTTGAGGTTATTGATGAAGCAAAAGCATTACTGGAAATTCTATGTCCACGAACAGTTTCGTGTGCAGACATACTTGCTTATGCTGCTAGAGATAGTTCCTTCTTTGTAGGTGGCATAAAATATGCTCTTCCAGGAGGACGTCGTGATGGACGCGTTTCATTGAGCTCCGAAGTCATTCAAAATCTTCCTCCACCTTTCTTCGATGCCAAGCAACTCGAAGACAACTTCAAAAGAAAAGGATTGTCACTTGATGAAATGGTGACACTATCAGGAGCTCATTCCATTGGTCGATCTCATTGTTCTTCCTTCTCTAATAGACTTTACGGTTTCAATGCTACACATCCTCAAGATCCTTCACTTGATCGTAGATATGCTTCGTTCTTGAAAAACATGTGTCCTCGACCAATTAGCGACACTCAAGTTGATCCAATGGTGAATCTTGACGTTTCGTCACCTATTCACCTTGACAACAAGTATTATCTCAATTTGAAGAACCATAAGGGATTGTTAACTTCTGATCAGACATTGTTTGAAAGTCCTTTAACTTCTAAGTTGGTGTTGAATAACGTTAAGTATCGATCGACTTGGGCACGTAAGTTTGCTGCTGCTATGGTTCATATGGGTTCAATTGAAATCCTCACGGGTAACAAGGGTGAGATCAGGACGAATTGTCATTTCATCAACTGA